A stretch of the Corynebacterium maris DSM 45190 genome encodes the following:
- a CDS encoding LOG family protein: MAPTIQPEPEKKRKLRGPVLMRTESDEQTSTYDQRLLELGADHDWQHADPWRILRIQSEFVSGFDALSRMPKAITVFGSARLGEGTPEYDQGVALGRAIAEAGYAVVTGGGPGLMEAPNRGCHEADGLSVGLGIELPHEQGLNAWVDLGLNFRYFFVRKTMFLKYSQAFISLPGGFGTLDELFEVLCMVQTGKVTNFPIVLIGVDFWSGLATWIEERLRGQGLISEEDTDLFLITDSIDEAVNHIVERHQTLTDGRLQHPGLDD; the protein is encoded by the coding sequence ATGGCCCCCACCATCCAGCCCGAACCCGAAAAGAAGCGCAAGTTGCGTGGACCGGTGCTCATGCGCACCGAGAGCGACGAGCAGACCTCGACATACGATCAGCGGCTGCTGGAGCTGGGCGCGGACCATGACTGGCAGCACGCCGACCCGTGGCGCATCCTGCGCATCCAGTCCGAGTTCGTCTCCGGCTTCGACGCCTTGTCGCGCATGCCCAAGGCGATCACCGTCTTCGGCTCCGCACGCCTGGGTGAGGGCACCCCCGAATACGACCAAGGGGTGGCGCTCGGCCGCGCGATCGCGGAGGCGGGCTACGCCGTCGTCACCGGCGGCGGGCCCGGACTGATGGAGGCCCCCAACCGCGGCTGCCACGAGGCCGACGGTCTGTCCGTCGGCCTGGGCATCGAACTGCCCCACGAACAGGGGCTCAACGCCTGGGTCGACCTCGGCCTGAACTTCCGGTACTTTTTCGTCCGTAAAACCATGTTCCTCAAGTACTCGCAGGCGTTCATCTCCCTGCCGGGCGGATTCGGCACCCTCGACGAGCTCTTCGAGGTGCTGTGCATGGTCCAGACCGGCAAGGTCACCAACTTCCCGATCGTGCTCATCGGCGTCGACTTCTGGTCCGGGCTGGCCACCTGGATCGAGGAGCGGCTCCGCGGCCAGGGGCTGATCTCCGAGGAGGACACGGATCTATTCTTGATCACCGACTCCATCGACGAGGCCGTCAACCACATCGTCGAACGCCACCAGACGCTCACCGACGGCCGCCTCCAGCACCCGGGCCTCGATGACTGA